The following are from one region of the Staphylococcus schleiferi genome:
- a CDS encoding TetR/AcrR family transcriptional regulator: MTSKETTKRLDARRNEKLILETASKMMSGNTEIRSISMAAIADEANVGVGTLYRHFESKSMLCRAVIDDQIDDMFADIEAFLTQNEKASLHDRLFGVLNIFLNLKERNLKLLNFIEKSGIKANATNTAPFYEDLYQIIQREMEKSGNIDNMELKIDMLLNAFSSDIYMYERFTRGYTIDSYLQNLLEIYLK; this comes from the coding sequence ATGACAAGCAAAGAGACGACAAAACGCTTAGACGCACGCAGAAATGAGAAGTTAATATTAGAAACGGCTTCAAAAATGATGAGTGGGAATACTGAAATCAGATCGATTAGTATGGCAGCAATTGCCGACGAAGCCAATGTAGGTGTCGGAACACTCTATCGTCATTTTGAAAGTAAATCGATGTTATGTCGCGCGGTTATTGATGACCAAATTGATGATATGTTCGCTGATATTGAGGCATTTTTAACTCAAAATGAAAAGGCTTCATTGCATGACAGATTATTCGGTGTACTGAATATCTTTTTGAATTTAAAAGAGCGTAATCTCAAGCTACTTAATTTTATAGAAAAAAGTGGCATTAAAGCCAACGCGACAAACACCGCACCGTTTTATGAGGATTTATATCAAATTATTCAACGTGAAATGGAAAAATCAGGCAATATCGATAACATGGAATTGAAAATTGATATGTTGTTAAATGCTTTTTCTTCAGACATTTACATGTATGAACGCTTTACAAGAGGTTATACGATAGATTCGTATCTTCAAAATTTACTTGAAATATATTTGAAATAA
- a CDS encoding isochorismatase family protein has protein sequence MIDFNKTALILVDLQKGIVALDGAAHSTESVVNHANQVIEQFRAHNGFIAFVHVAFYDGKDKLQPNAMVQLPDESDPNFSDFPERLDYREGDYVVTKRHFSGFFGTDLDLQLRRRGIDTVVIGGISTHMGVDTTARDAYQYGYNQYFLTDMMTAPAEHLHDFSVNYTFPVMGQTMTTQAFLDQLS, from the coding sequence ATGATAGATTTTAACAAAACAGCGCTAATTTTAGTTGATTTACAAAAAGGAATTGTCGCATTAGACGGTGCAGCGCATTCAACTGAATCAGTAGTGAACCATGCAAATCAAGTGATTGAACAATTCCGTGCGCATAATGGCTTTATCGCATTTGTTCATGTGGCTTTTTACGATGGTAAAGACAAACTTCAACCGAATGCGATGGTACAACTTCCTGATGAATCAGACCCTAATTTTTCTGATTTTCCAGAGCGATTGGATTATCGTGAAGGGGATTACGTTGTAACGAAAAGACATTTCAGCGGCTTTTTCGGTACGGATTTAGACTTACAATTACGACGTCGTGGCATTGATACGGTAGTCATTGGGGGCATTTCTACGCATATGGGTGTTGATACAACAGCACGAGATGCTTACCAGTACGGTTATAATCAATACTTTTTAACAGATATGATGACGGCACCAGCTGAACATCTGCATGACTTTTCTGTTAACTATACTTTCCCAGTGATGGGTCAAACGATGACAACCCAAGCATTTTTGGATCAGTTATCTTAA
- a CDS encoding arylamine N-acetyltransferase family protein, protein MNFEALESHIGLTPSETTGKTLTDLTTYIRKFLQTIPFEAIDIFNGRTISTDVQTNIDKFTQYHRGGLCYENNVVTNAYLTARGYETMMVAGYVKPPKREWKKRATHLTNVVTIDNQHYLADTGFGHFPSQPIPLTGEVVEDEDDFYRIIYDDDAQSYFVQTTKQAKENWSDLLNFKREPRSLIDFMKDFDYTVFNPEYNFKHHLLINKKTDNGHMTMTENHVNIIKNGQKQQIDVTPINYQALLKQYFNIEATIPALEQ, encoded by the coding sequence ATGAATTTTGAAGCATTGGAATCACACATTGGTTTAACACCTTCAGAAACGACAGGCAAAACTTTAACGGATTTAACGACGTATATTCGAAAATTTTTACAAACGATCCCTTTTGAAGCGATTGATATATTTAATGGAAGAACTATTTCAACGGATGTCCAAACGAATATCGATAAATTTACGCAATATCATCGTGGCGGTTTATGCTATGAAAATAATGTCGTCACAAATGCTTATTTAACCGCACGTGGCTATGAAACAATGATGGTTGCTGGTTACGTTAAACCGCCGAAAAGAGAGTGGAAAAAGCGTGCCACACATTTAACCAATGTTGTAACGATTGATAATCAGCACTATTTGGCGGATACCGGATTTGGTCATTTTCCGAGTCAACCTATTCCATTGACTGGTGAAGTGGTCGAAGATGAAGACGACTTTTATCGAATTATTTACGACGATGACGCACAAAGTTATTTCGTTCAGACAACAAAACAAGCTAAAGAAAATTGGAGCGACTTATTGAATTTTAAACGAGAGCCACGAAGTTTAATTGATTTTATGAAAGATTTTGACTACACAGTGTTTAATCCAGAGTATAATTTTAAGCATCATTTACTCATTAATAAAAAAACAGATAACGGTCATATGACAATGACAGAAAATCATGTCAATATCATCAAAAATGGACAAAAACAACAAATTGATGTCACACCTATCAACTATCAAGCGTTATTAAAACAATACTTTAATATTGAGGCTACCATTCCAGCCTTAGAACAATAA
- a CDS encoding SdrD B-like domain-containing protein gives MGSILCLGMHTHDAEASEMPNAPVEHETQIESTGDQTKENRDSIPENQRQKLPNTQTRAPEATSLKQGDVSSEQVSNHQMAQTSQPQTQASQAPIPAPKMLSETNNRPTETPQADSTVTQVQPQGVELKHTNQIPSGRTAPQKSKNDVNEIGQGAKSAVNKSGSRDDAVQGQPYRIGNQVWEDLNRNGKQDADEPGVRNVNVRLTDNRYKLLKETQTDANGRYLFTDLINGRYYIFFETPTGYTPTRAFANGTTTDNDSNTRIDLVDINNKDDLSVDFGIYKDSTLSESNTDTETETPNQQVPPVLNPQIPESPTPQSENPTTQEPEAPKQPESPSPEEPEVPKQSENPTSQEPEVSQQSEDSTQQQPEMPQQSESSKTKNPESHKGVTPEEIDTARVSSRLMNMSAQEPSSENSYVIPSEKDARTFVKELESTSEKPKNKPQKDSHQTKGSHQHKDNHKHPHKRALPETGMKRTPKSFWGLLLLAIGILFTIGQRAGRK, from the coding sequence ATGGGTTCAATACTATGTTTAGGGATGCATACACATGATGCTGAAGCTTCAGAAATGCCCAACGCGCCAGTTGAGCATGAAACACAAATAGAGTCTACTGGCGACCAAACGAAAGAAAATAGGGATTCAATACCTGAAAATCAGAGGCAAAAATTGCCAAATACGCAGACACGCGCACCTGAAGCAACGTCACTAAAACAAGGTGATGTGTCGAGTGAACAAGTAAGTAATCATCAAATGGCACAAACCTCACAGCCTCAAACTCAAGCGAGCCAAGCACCTATCCCAGCGCCAAAAATGCTCAGCGAGACGAACAATAGGCCAACAGAAACGCCCCAAGCTGATTCGACAGTGACACAAGTTCAGCCTCAAGGTGTTGAACTGAAACATACGAATCAAATCCCTTCAGGGCGCACTGCACCACAAAAGTCTAAAAACGATGTTAATGAGATTGGACAGGGGGCAAAAAGTGCTGTAAATAAAAGTGGAAGTCGAGATGACGCTGTACAAGGTCAACCGTACCGAATTGGTAATCAAGTATGGGAAGACCTCAATCGTAATGGCAAACAAGATGCCGATGAACCTGGCGTTAGAAATGTAAATGTGCGTTTAACAGACAATCGATATAAGCTGTTAAAAGAAACGCAAACTGATGCGAATGGCCGTTATCTGTTTACCGACTTAATTAACGGACGCTACTACATCTTCTTTGAAACACCTACAGGTTATACACCAACAAGAGCTTTTGCGAACGGGACCACCACGGATAACGACTCGAATACGCGCATCGATCTTGTTGATATTAACAATAAAGATGACTTAAGTGTTGATTTTGGTATCTATAAAGATTCGACTTTATCTGAATCCAATACCGATACCGAAACTGAAACACCAAATCAGCAAGTTCCACCAGTGCTAAACCCACAAATACCGGAGAGCCCGACACCACAGTCAGAGAATCCAACAACACAAGAGCCAGAAGCACCAAAACAACCGGAGAGCCCGTCACCGGAAGAACCAGAAGTGCCAAAACAATCAGAGAATCCGACATCTCAAGAACCAGAAGTATCACAACAATCAGAGGATTCAACACAGCAACAACCAGAAATGCCACAACAATCAGAAAGCTCAAAAACTAAAAATCCGGAATCTCACAAAGGTGTGACACCTGAAGAAATAGATACAGCACGAGTTTCATCTAGACTTATGAATATGTCTGCACAAGAACCATCATCAGAAAATTCGTACGTAATCCCTTCAGAAAAAGATGCACGTACATTCGTAAAAGAGTTAGAGTCTACATCAGAGAAACCTAAGAATAAACCTCAAAAGGATAGTCATCAAACAAAGGGTAGTCATCAGCATAAGGACAATCATAAGCACCCACACAAACGTGCTCTACCTGAAACCGGTATGAAACGGACACCGAAATCGTTTTGGGGATTACTATTATTAGCAATTGGTATTCTTTTTACAATTGGACAACGTGCTGGAAGAAAATAA
- a CDS encoding YSIRK signal domain/LPXTG anchor domain surface protein has product MEKIQSFSIRKFSIGVGSLILASTLLTSGHALADETSPSSPQSNDVSEASIQQAIDQINQLSHLTPEDRQYFTQLLIAYPGNKEKILAEAQQRNSQFANAARDAKPKADAQPQNDTNQAKIQNAINQINQLKYLDDEDREQYITVINQFPEQIDQIIAQAQGVNLSLKKIHFGDQIRNLLHLSKPQRDMFLSRLEENPDQAEAILSEAQALNQKNAQEQEKPKQDAPQKEEKPNAPQPEKPKQDEQPTPQEKPQMKESPEVKQPEQKPGKPQHQDTKNKPQMTQKEKESHATPKKPATHIVKPGDTVQEIAKKAGTTVEKIKQENHMPNPNLILPGERIALPAEKHSSETSTIKALPQTGENESLFGTTLLGGLSIALGGYLVSRQRKSH; this is encoded by the coding sequence ATGGAAAAGATTCAATCATTTAGTATTCGAAAGTTCAGCATTGGGGTAGGTTCTCTCATTTTAGCAAGCACGTTATTGACTTCAGGACATGCCTTAGCCGATGAAACATCACCTTCATCCCCACAATCAAATGATGTGAGTGAAGCAAGTATCCAACAGGCTATTGATCAAATCAATCAATTGTCTCATTTAACACCAGAAGATCGTCAATATTTTACGCAGTTATTAATCGCTTACCCGGGTAATAAGGAGAAAATCCTTGCTGAAGCACAGCAACGTAATAGCCAATTCGCTAATGCGGCACGTGACGCAAAACCGAAAGCAGATGCACAGCCACAAAATGATACAAATCAAGCAAAAATACAAAACGCGATTAATCAAATTAATCAGTTGAAGTATTTAGATGATGAAGATCGCGAACAGTACATTACGGTTATTAATCAATTCCCTGAACAAATCGATCAAATTATCGCACAAGCTCAAGGCGTGAATTTATCTTTAAAGAAAATACACTTCGGTGATCAAATTCGCAACTTGCTTCATTTAAGTAAACCACAACGTGATATGTTTCTATCACGATTAGAAGAAAATCCAGATCAAGCTGAGGCTATTTTATCTGAGGCACAAGCTCTCAACCAAAAGAATGCCCAAGAACAAGAAAAACCAAAACAGGACGCACCTCAAAAAGAGGAAAAGCCGAATGCACCGCAACCAGAAAAACCAAAGCAGGATGAACAACCTACGCCTCAAGAAAAGCCTCAGATGAAAGAGAGCCCTGAGGTTAAGCAACCTGAACAGAAACCAGGAAAACCTCAGCATCAAGATACTAAAAACAAACCTCAAATGACTCAAAAAGAGAAAGAAAGTCATGCTACACCGAAAAAGCCCGCAACACATATTGTGAAACCGGGAGATACGGTTCAAGAAATTGCTAAAAAAGCAGGTACGACTGTAGAAAAAATAAAACAAGAGAATCACATGCCAAATCCTAACTTGATTTTGCCAGGTGAACGTATCGCCCTACCTGCTGAAAAGCACTCAAGTGAAACTTCAACAATCAAAGCTTTACCTCAAACAGGTGAAAATGAATCACTTTTCGGTACAACTTTACTTGGAGGATTAAGCATTGCTCTTGGAGGTTATTTGGTTAGCCGCCAAAGAAAGTCACATTAA
- a CDS encoding SdrD B-like domain-containing protein, which produces MENKMRIKSKHLESKHNRYGIRKSTVGTASLIVGAILVFGVQNDAQAAESETKEAVQHVAVENTDTSKVEEAPQVVEASQQLEKVTPSQIVSEIKPQAQQVDQKQADATSNEVQPQNQAENRGIESTKEHAVVDNNVVSQPNNSQAVAHQPSTNTHEKEAHSSKSEVEKAENFRIGNRVWEDVNKNGKQDAGEPGVANVKVELRDKNHQLLQTVHTNGNGEYIFTGVKKGAYFIQFHTPEGYKPTVTHATSSTMENDSNGRRAFVENVDKDDLTIDFGLIKNTNEAEKIYKIGDFVWEDVNKNGKQDVGEPGIAGVTVIILNDKEEEVGRTVTDAQGHYVFDHIKNGRYSVLFETPKEYEPTIDRAPNVTQDLDSNYISSVVDIKDGDNLTIDSGFFRTHPAPPAPEEPKKPEEPKAPEQPKQPEQPEKPAPKVPEKPIEPKKPMPEQPEMPKQPEKPEQPAPKAPEKPIDPKEQAPEQPKMPKELVPSLPKAPEDSAKPKELVPALPEVPGHEKQQPRTPGNKEIVIPSQPLVPSEPADKKGNPQPTLPNTGKEESDTTLWGSLLISLGALFAVVRRPKRANKE; this is translated from the coding sequence GTGGAAAACAAAATGCGTATCAAAAGTAAACATCTAGAAAGTAAACATAACCGTTATGGTATTCGCAAAAGTACAGTAGGCACAGCGTCACTCATTGTAGGTGCAATCTTAGTTTTTGGTGTACAAAATGATGCACAAGCAGCTGAAAGCGAAACGAAAGAAGCGGTACAGCATGTCGCTGTAGAAAATACGGATACATCAAAAGTAGAAGAAGCGCCTCAAGTAGTAGAGGCATCTCAACAATTAGAAAAGGTTACACCTTCACAAATCGTTTCAGAAATAAAGCCACAAGCACAGCAAGTTGATCAAAAACAAGCTGACGCGACTTCAAATGAAGTTCAACCACAAAATCAAGCTGAAAATCGTGGAATCGAGTCAACAAAAGAACATGCAGTTGTAGATAACAATGTAGTTTCTCAACCTAATAACAGCCAAGCTGTTGCACATCAACCATCTACAAATACACATGAAAAAGAAGCACATTCTTCAAAATCTGAAGTAGAAAAAGCTGAGAACTTCCGTATTGGTAATCGCGTTTGGGAAGACGTCAATAAAAACGGCAAGCAGGACGCAGGTGAGCCGGGTGTCGCAAATGTGAAAGTAGAGTTGAGAGACAAGAATCATCAATTATTACAAACTGTTCACACAAATGGCAACGGCGAATATATTTTTACTGGTGTCAAAAAAGGTGCGTATTTTATACAATTTCACACACCTGAAGGCTACAAACCTACAGTAACGCATGCTACTTCTTCGACTATGGAAAACGACTCTAATGGAAGACGAGCATTCGTGGAAAACGTCGATAAAGATGATTTGACTATTGATTTTGGGTTAATCAAAAATACGAACGAGGCTGAAAAAATATATAAAATAGGTGATTTTGTATGGGAAGATGTCAATAAAAATGGTAAACAAGATGTAGGCGAACCAGGTATTGCTGGTGTAACTGTTATCATTTTAAATGACAAAGAGGAAGAAGTCGGACGTACAGTTACTGATGCACAAGGCCACTACGTTTTTGATCATATTAAGAATGGAAGATATTCAGTTCTTTTTGAAACACCAAAAGAATATGAACCAACGATTGACCGTGCACCGAATGTTACACAAGATTTAGATTCTAATTACATAAGCTCAGTTGTTGATATTAAAGATGGTGACAATTTAACAATTGATAGTGGTTTCTTTAGAACGCATCCAGCACCACCTGCGCCAGAGGAACCTAAAAAACCGGAAGAACCTAAAGCACCTGAACAACCAAAACAACCAGAACAGCCAGAAAAACCAGCACCAAAAGTACCAGAAAAGCCAATAGAACCTAAAAAACCTATGCCTGAACAACCAGAAATGCCAAAACAACCAGAGAAACCAGAACAACCGGCACCGAAAGCACCAGAAAAGCCAATAGATCCAAAAGAGCAGGCACCAGAGCAACCAAAAATGCCAAAAGAATTAGTGCCATCTTTACCAAAAGCACCGGAAGACTCAGCAAAACCTAAAGAACTTGTCCCTGCGTTACCAGAAGTGCCAGGACATGAAAAACAACAACCAAGAACACCAGGAAATAAAGAAATCGTTATTCCTTCACAACCGCTTGTGCCGAGTGAACCAGCGGATAAAAAAGGTAATCCGCAACCAACATTACCAAATACAGGTAAGGAAGAAAGCGATACAACATTGTGGGGGTCACTTTTAATCAGTTTAGGCGCACTGTTTGCTGTTGTGAGACGCCCAAAAAGAGCGAATAAAGAATAA
- the ssuE gene encoding NADPH-dependent FMN reductase, with protein MSKVTIIAGGHKVASRLTGVIDYTEQFLNQRGIETEVIQVHQLDAKALITADFTSESVTATHQSIENSDGIVIVSPVFKAAYSGILKTYLDLLPRGAFTGKTVLPLAVGGSFAHTLAMQYSLDPVIKELGADTIHKGRFILDQHISYVEDGHYVFDQEAEASLNKVLKKFVNDESHVSD; from the coding sequence ATGTCAAAAGTAACGATTATTGCAGGCGGTCATAAGGTGGCATCTCGATTGACAGGTGTCATTGACTATACAGAGCAGTTTCTTAATCAAAGAGGAATAGAGACAGAGGTCATTCAAGTGCATCAATTAGATGCTAAAGCATTAATCACAGCTGATTTTACAAGTGAATCGGTTACTGCAACACATCAATCAATCGAAAACTCAGACGGTATCGTCATCGTCTCGCCAGTATTTAAAGCAGCTTATTCAGGGATTTTGAAAACGTATTTAGATTTATTACCACGTGGTGCTTTTACAGGTAAAACAGTTTTACCTCTAGCCGTTGGTGGCTCATTTGCACACACACTTGCGATGCAGTATAGTTTGGATCCTGTTATTAAAGAGTTAGGTGCGGATACAATTCATAAAGGTCGTTTTATTCTTGATCAGCATATTTCTTATGTTGAGGATGGTCATTACGTCTTTGATCAAGAAGCAGAGGCATCATTAAATAAAGTACTTAAAAAATTTGTAAACGATGAATCACACGTGAGTGATTAG